The following are encoded in a window of Bacteroidales bacterium genomic DNA:
- the nrfD gene encoding polysulfide reductase NrfD: protein MQTDKNLLKDLTPEIEKTSTSWYIVFSVFFIIFAVGVYGLIQQITKGHIVTGMRDNVVWGVFIVNFIFFMGLSYAGAILSGALHLFHTAWRRPVIRLAELITVISLVIGPFFIFFCIGRLDRLYYLFIYPRIQSPITWDVIAIMTDLVGCFIYLYLSFIEDFAILRDYKELDVPNWKKKVYKTLSLGFTGTPAQKKIISSAKTIMATMIIAIAIIVYSVLSWIFGVTLQPGWHSTIFGPYFVISAVFSGTAIMIILMWIFRKIYNLEKYITLRHFKNLGVLLIVIAAFYGYFTFSDYLTKWYGSIKMDSLLIDKLFSDYSWLFIFANYVGILLPIVIIGLPRFRTIRNITISAVIALIALWINRYLIVVPTLETPFLPIQDSREAWNIYSPTWVEWSLTFAGISVFGMLFMLVSKIAPIISISEMQEIDEEELLK from the coding sequence ATGCAAACAGATAAAAACCTCCTAAAGGATTTAACACCCGAAATCGAAAAGACAAGTACCAGCTGGTATATTGTTTTTTCAGTCTTCTTCATAATTTTTGCTGTTGGTGTTTATGGACTTATCCAGCAAATCACCAAGGGTCATATCGTAACCGGTATGCGCGACAATGTTGTTTGGGGTGTGTTTATTGTGAATTTCATATTCTTTATGGGTCTTAGTTATGCTGGTGCAATTCTATCAGGAGCACTACACCTATTCCACACAGCATGGAGAAGACCTGTTATTCGACTTGCCGAGTTAATAACGGTTATTTCGCTGGTTATTGGTCCGTTCTTTATTTTTTTCTGTATTGGTCGTCTGGATCGACTTTACTACCTGTTTATTTATCCAAGAATTCAATCGCCTATTACTTGGGACGTTATTGCAATTATGACTGACCTTGTTGGGTGTTTTATATACCTCTACCTTTCTTTTATTGAAGACTTTGCAATTCTTAGGGATTATAAAGAACTTGATGTCCCAAATTGGAAAAAGAAAGTTTACAAAACCTTATCATTAGGTTTTACTGGAACACCTGCACAGAAAAAAATTATTTCGAGTGCTAAAACTATTATGGCTACCATGATTATTGCCATAGCTATTATTGTGTACTCTGTACTATCGTGGATTTTTGGCGTTACTCTTCAACCAGGTTGGCATTCCACTATTTTTGGACCCTATTTTGTTATTTCAGCAGTATTTTCTGGTACTGCAATTATGATTATTTTGATGTGGATTTTTAGAAAAATATACAACCTTGAAAAATATATTACCCTTCGTCACTTCAAGAATCTAGGAGTCCTTCTTATTGTAATTGCTGCATTTTACGGATATTTTACTTTTAGCGATTACTTAACAAAATGGTATGGTTCAATAAAAATGGATTCATTGTTAATCGATAAACTATTTAGCGATTACTCATGGTTATTCATCTTTGCGAACTATGTTGGTATTCTTTTACCTATTGTTATTATAGGTTTACCAAGGTTTAGAACCATTAGAAATATTACCATTTCTGCAGTAATTGCGCTTATAGCCCTTTGGATTAACCGATATTTAATTGTTGTTCCAACCCTCGAAACTCCTTTCCTTCCTATTCAGGATAGTAGAGAAGCTTGGAATATCTACTCTCCTACTTGGGTCGAATGGTCGTTAACCTTCGCAGGTATATCTGTATTCGGAATGCTATTTATGCTAGTATCTAAAATAGCTCCTATTATCTCAATATCTGAGATGCAAGAAATTGATGAAGAAGAACTCCTAAAGTAA
- a CDS encoding cytochrome B, with translation MSHKLYLYPKWIRVWHVLNALLFLVLIITGISMQYTDKETNSFIIEFDWAIALHNFAALVITINYMIFVIGNVMTKNGKHYMINWRTIWKDLLVQFKFYAFGMFKGEKHPFPITEENKFNPLQKFAYVFAMYAGFPVLIITGLGLLFPEINIKGLFGVSGLLMTDILHITVGFFLSIFLVIHLYTCTLGSKPTTLFKGMITGYHESDEH, from the coding sequence ATGAGTCATAAATTATATTTATACCCAAAGTGGATTAGGGTTTGGCATGTATTGAATGCTCTACTGTTTTTAGTTTTAATCATTACAGGGATTAGCATGCAATATACCGACAAGGAAACAAACTCCTTTATCATCGAGTTCGACTGGGCGATTGCTCTGCACAATTTTGCTGCACTGGTTATCACCATTAATTATATGATTTTCGTTATTGGAAATGTAATGACTAAAAATGGTAAGCATTATATGATTAATTGGAGAACCATTTGGAAAGATTTATTGGTGCAGTTTAAGTTTTACGCTTTCGGCATGTTTAAAGGAGAAAAACATCCATTCCCTATTACCGAAGAGAATAAATTTAATCCGCTTCAGAAATTTGCTTATGTATTTGCAATGTATGCAGGTTTTCCTGTACTAATAATAACTGGGTTAGGATTACTATTCCCTGAAATCAACATTAAAGGTCTTTTTGGGGTAAGTGGATTGTTAATGACAGATATTCTTCATATCACAGTAGGGTTTTTCTTATCAATCTTTTTGGTAATCCACCTTTATACTTGCACCTTAGGAAGTAAACCAACAACCCTTTTTAAAGGGATGATAACAGGGTATCATGAATCAGATGAACATTAA
- a CDS encoding 2Fe-2S iron-sulfur cluster binding domain-containing protein produces MSKKINLKIDGIPVAVDERTTILQAAKSLNIHIPTLCYHDDLCIAGNCRVCVVEMKGSRTLPASCAMPVSEGMEVMTNTLKVRTARKHIIDLLLSEHNANCTTCYKNGKCELQALAAENKISVASFIDLVPHKNYQMDTYSPSIIKDDSKCIRCQRCVRTCEELQHVSALSVAYKGDKMKVSTFFENPMFEVVCTNCGQCVNRCPTGALVERNYLDEVWAAIYNPDKHVVVQTAPAVRVALGEDLGLESGVIVTGKMVTALKRLGFDSVLDTDFTADLTIMEEGFELLTRLKKALVDKDPSVKLPMATSCSPGWIKFIEHTYPEYLGNLSTCKSPQQMFGALAKTYYAQKRNIDPSKIVSISIMPCTAKKFESDRPEMRSSGYKDVDYVLTTRELAIMIKQAGLDFSALEESHYDSFMGASTGAAVIFGATGGVMEAALRTAYEVVTGREVPFNGLNITPVRGMEGVREATIKIEGTVPEWNFLEGAELKTVVAHGLTNAKKVMDSVRDGKSSYHFMEIMACPGGCIGGGGQPIPTNAEIRKKRTEAIFAEDSGMKIRKSHENPEVIAIYKEFLEKPLGHKSHELLHTHYKERIRH; encoded by the coding sequence ATGTCAAAAAAGATAAATCTCAAAATAGATGGTATTCCAGTAGCAGTAGATGAGAGAACGACCATCCTTCAAGCAGCCAAGAGTCTCAATATTCATATCCCAACCCTATGCTACCACGACGATCTTTGTATTGCTGGTAATTGTCGTGTTTGCGTTGTTGAGATGAAAGGTTCAAGAACCCTTCCAGCATCTTGCGCAATGCCAGTTTCAGAGGGAATGGAAGTAATGACAAATACACTTAAGGTTCGAACTGCACGTAAACATATTATTGACCTTCTTTTAAGTGAACATAACGCAAATTGTACTACTTGCTATAAGAATGGTAAGTGTGAACTACAAGCACTTGCAGCCGAAAATAAGATTTCAGTTGCATCTTTTATAGATCTTGTTCCTCACAAAAATTACCAAATGGATACTTATTCTCCTTCAATCATTAAGGATGATAGTAAATGTATCCGTTGCCAACGTTGCGTAAGAACTTGTGAAGAGTTACAGCATGTTAGCGCTCTAAGCGTTGCCTATAAGGGCGATAAGATGAAGGTATCAACCTTCTTCGAGAATCCAATGTTTGAGGTAGTATGTACCAATTGTGGTCAATGCGTTAACCGCTGTCCTACTGGTGCACTCGTTGAGCGGAACTATCTTGATGAGGTATGGGCTGCAATCTACAATCCTGATAAACACGTTGTTGTTCAAACAGCTCCTGCTGTAAGAGTTGCTCTTGGCGAGGATTTAGGTCTTGAATCAGGTGTAATTGTTACTGGCAAAATGGTGACAGCACTGAAAAGACTCGGATTTGATTCTGTTTTGGATACCGATTTCACTGCCGATTTAACCATTATGGAGGAAGGATTTGAACTTCTTACCCGCTTGAAAAAAGCATTGGTAGATAAAGATCCAAGCGTAAAACTTCCTATGGCAACTAGTTGCTCTCCAGGTTGGATTAAATTTATTGAGCATACCTATCCAGAGTATCTTGGTAACTTGTCTACTTGTAAATCACCACAGCAGATGTTTGGTGCTTTAGCCAAGACTTACTATGCACAAAAAAGAAATATTGATCCTTCGAAGATTGTTTCTATATCGATAATGCCATGTACGGCTAAGAAGTTTGAATCAGACAGACCGGAAATGCGCTCAAGTGGTTACAAAGATGTTGATTATGTATTAACAACCCGTGAGCTTGCTATTATGATCAAACAAGCTGGCTTGGATTTCTCCGCCTTAGAAGAATCGCATTATGATAGCTTTATGGGAGCATCAACTGGTGCCGCTGTAATTTTTGGAGCAACTGGTGGTGTTATGGAAGCCGCTTTGCGTACAGCTTATGAAGTTGTAACTGGTCGTGAAGTTCCTTTTAATGGTTTAAATATTACTCCTGTTCGCGGTATGGAAGGTGTTCGCGAAGCTACTATCAAGATTGAAGGAACAGTTCCAGAATGGAACTTTCTTGAAGGTGCTGAGTTGAAAACCGTTGTTGCTCATGGACTAACCAATGCAAAAAAGGTGATGGATAGCGTTCGTGATGGTAAATCTAGTTACCACTTTATGGAAATCATGGCTTGCCCAGGTGGTTGTATTGGTGGTGGTGGTCAACCAATTCCAACAAATGCAGAGATTAGGAAGAAGCGTACTGAGGCTATCTTTGCTGAGGATTCTGGAATGAAGATTCGTAAATCTCACGAAAATCCTGAGGTAATTGCAATTTATAAAGAGTTTCTTGAAAAACCTCTTGGACACAAATCACACGAACTTCTTCATACACATTATAAAGAAAGAATTAGACACTAG
- a CDS encoding c-type cytochrome → MKTAKQIFLVSLVLVIGITFTANAQKAKPWEVPAKYKVMKNPVKSDDASINAGKALYNKNCASCHGKTGLGDGSKAKGLDTFPGDFSKGEFVTQTDADLFFKTKSGRNEMPKYEGKIEDESIWQIINFMRTFKK, encoded by the coding sequence ATGAAAACAGCAAAGCAAATCTTTTTAGTTAGTTTGGTGTTAGTAATAGGAATTACTTTCACTGCAAATGCACAAAAGGCAAAACCTTGGGAGGTTCCAGCCAAGTATAAAGTCATGAAGAACCCTGTTAAATCTGATGATGCAAGCATTAATGCTGGAAAAGCACTTTATAATAAAAACTGTGCTTCGTGTCATGGCAAAACTGGTTTAGGTGATGGCTCAAAGGCTAAAGGGTTAGACACATTTCCTGGTGATTTCTCAAAAGGCGAATTTGTAACTCAAACTGATGCAGATCTTTTTTTTAAAACTAAATCTGGTCGTAATGAAATGCCTAAATATGAAGGTAAAATAGAGGATGAGAGCATCTGGCAAATAATTAATTTCATGCGAACTTTCAAAAAATAG
- a CDS encoding Crp/Fnr family transcriptional regulator, with translation MEKPLIENDCRTCMNRWENFKNLSDDDLLLISKHRYEAIFKPGEIIFKKGSPTSSAIFLVSGMAKAFLEGLDNKNIIISIVKPSMMVSGPGTFGDMRHHFTLTSLTDVKACFIDMQVFRQLVHTNNRFAEGLLEDISQKSLLMYYKLIALTQKKMPGRLADALLYLSNVIYDSDEFDLILNRQELGEFTNMAKESVIRILKDLEDGAVISSNCSRVKILDKTKLQMISDNG, from the coding sequence ATGGAAAAACCTTTAATTGAAAATGACTGCCGTACATGCATGAATCGATGGGAGAATTTTAAAAACCTATCCGATGATGATCTTTTATTAATAAGCAAACACCGATATGAGGCTATTTTCAAACCGGGAGAAATTATATTTAAGAAAGGATCGCCAACATCCTCTGCCATTTTTCTTGTATCGGGTATGGCAAAGGCTTTTCTTGAAGGCTTAGACAATAAAAACATTATAATATCAATAGTCAAGCCAAGCATGATGGTTTCTGGACCAGGAACCTTTGGGGATATGCGGCATCATTTTACCTTAACCTCATTAACTGATGTTAAGGCTTGCTTCATCGATATGCAGGTTTTCAGGCAACTAGTACATACAAATAATCGCTTTGCCGAAGGATTACTTGAAGATATTAGCCAAAAATCCCTTTTGATGTACTATAAATTAATTGCTTTAACTCAAAAAAAGATGCCTGGTCGATTAGCCGATGCCCTATTATACCTATCTAATGTAATTTACGATTCGGATGAGTTTGATCTAATCCTCAACAGACAAGAACTTGGTGAGTTTACAAATATGGCAAAAGAAAGCGTTATTAGAATCCTTAAAGATCTTGAGGATGGTGCAGTGATTTCCTCAAATTGCTCTAGGGTCAAAATTTTGGATAAGACTAAATTACAGATGATATCTGATAATGGATAA
- a CDS encoding 4Fe-4S dicluster domain-containing protein, with product MDEINNNDTKSNSRRSFLKKFGIGVGIASVASVAGFSLAKGNNGNSYSGDMVKLLTPDGKLVEVPKEAIQAVKLDTDKMKEEARKGLSGKKFVMVIDLAKCKNARKCVDACQEGHMLPKDHEWIKLYLLQENSETSRYWFPRPCFHCDKPMCVSVCPVGATYKRHDGIVLVDNERCIGCKFCMTGCPYSARVFNWKDPEVKMPEGHVYDPELTIPPIEGTVGKCVFCADRARKNELPRCATACPMGVIYFGDLYEDTVTNGVETVRFKKLLADRGGYRYREDLGTLPSVFYLPPTQRMFPVERGIDNQTDEIKERYKKAGPR from the coding sequence ATGGACGAAATAAACAATAACGATACAAAAAGCAATTCACGTCGAAGTTTTCTGAAGAAATTTGGAATAGGGGTGGGTATTGCTTCAGTTGCCAGTGTTGCAGGATTTTCCTTGGCAAAGGGGAATAATGGTAACTCTTATTCGGGCGACATGGTTAAACTTCTTACTCCTGATGGAAAGTTAGTTGAAGTGCCTAAAGAGGCAATTCAAGCAGTTAAACTTGATACCGATAAGATGAAGGAGGAGGCAAGAAAGGGTTTGTCAGGTAAAAAATTTGTCATGGTTATTGATTTGGCAAAATGCAAAAATGCACGAAAATGTGTTGATGCATGTCAAGAAGGTCACATGTTACCCAAAGACCATGAGTGGATTAAACTATACCTATTACAGGAGAATAGTGAAACATCGCGTTATTGGTTTCCTCGTCCTTGTTTCCATTGTGATAAACCTATGTGTGTAAGTGTTTGCCCTGTTGGCGCTACCTACAAACGACACGATGGTATTGTATTAGTCGATAATGAGCGTTGTATCGGTTGTAAATTCTGCATGACAGGTTGTCCATATTCAGCTAGAGTTTTTAACTGGAAGGATCCCGAAGTTAAAATGCCTGAGGGTCATGTATACGACCCAGAGTTAACTATTCCACCAATAGAGGGCACGGTTGGTAAATGCGTTTTCTGTGCCGATAGAGCAAGAAAAAACGAATTGCCCCGTTGCGCTACTGCTTGTCCAATGGGAGTTATTTATTTTGGAGACCTTTACGAAGATACAGTTACCAATGGCGTTGAAACTGTTCGCTTTAAAAAATTACTTGCTGATCGAGGTGGATATAGGTATCGTGAAGATTTAGGCACATTACCAAGCGTATTTTACTTACCTCCTACTCAAAGGATGTTCCCAGTTGAGAGAGGTATCGATAATCAAACAGATGAGATAAAGGAAAGATATAAAAAAGCTGGCCCTCGATAA
- the ccsB gene encoding c-type cytochrome biogenesis protein CcsB — protein MKKNSLFLFSPWFMGVLFVVFAFSMATATFIENDFGAAIAAKWVYGSKWFELILLLLVVNLLGQIFINKLLNQKKLAILLFHLSFILIIIGAGITRYFGFDGSIHIRAGESQNICSSSEKHIQFSILDNTGKQIFRSEKSFVITPSSVDKYSKEVVVENTPYSLKLVGFIPNAVEALVDDEGGTPIVSLMLTSGMMGRQTIFLKEGEIKEINGSPVGFCNKDSLDAKITCEKDSFYIQSSSIISTKNMMNQETSIHEIGEKITLKPMMIYNFNKTGFVVQKLSSKGIMKPIYHQPKQGGHSQTVLEFELKTGEKKSDIYLWVDKDPNGTKATYSYNGNTIDVAYGPKEVELPFEIKLNKFVLERYPGSNSPSSYKSEVTLIDKEHNVEKSYSIYMNHILKYRGYRFFQSSYDTDEKGTVLSVNHDKTGMVVTYIGYMLLFIFIILSIINKNSLLKTITINAWKSPVKKGITTLLAIFLSTTLSYGIDEKLVIDKNVADNFGRVLVQDQKGRTKPLFTLSNDIIRKVTKKNQFEGYSSMQVFLGFYADFNSWKNVPLIKVSNSDLAKNIGVNGDYAAFTDVVDVSSNSYKLAKLVEEAYTKPEGSRNKFDKEIIKLDERVNILYMIYTGEFLKIFPIKDKSTKWGSPTEAIKYAESKEDSLYLANIMSMIIESAQHPSSSNNTIETDKLISSIVDYQKKFAGYNLPSERKVNLEVFYNKAKIFEKLFPFYATIGLILIFTLIFGIVSGKVVVDRIIKYLSILLLLGFVAHTIGLILRWYISGHAPMSNGYESMLFISWATLLAGFIFSKKSNFALSATAVLSSLTLLVAHLSFMDPEITNLVPVLKSYWLTLHVSIITGSYGFLGLGAVLGLLVMILYSLRNAKNNERINKTIDELTIVNYKTLTLGLYFLTIGTFLGAVWANESWGRYWGWDPKETWSLITMIIYSIVIHSRMIKPLRSVYTFNLLSLFAFSSVLMTYFGVNYYLSGLHSYASGDPIPVPTFVYITVFALISLSFFALIKYKQGKVAD, from the coding sequence ATGAAAAAGAATTCGTTATTTCTTTTTAGCCCCTGGTTTATGGGAGTGCTATTCGTTGTATTTGCATTCTCAATGGCAACTGCAACCTTTATTGAAAACGATTTTGGAGCTGCTATTGCAGCAAAATGGGTGTATGGATCTAAGTGGTTTGAGTTGATTCTACTCCTTTTGGTTGTAAACCTTTTAGGGCAAATATTTATTAATAAACTACTTAATCAAAAAAAACTTGCCATCTTATTATTTCACCTCTCATTTATACTAATAATAATTGGTGCAGGTATTACTAGATACTTTGGATTTGATGGTTCAATTCACATAAGGGCAGGTGAATCACAGAACATTTGCAGCTCATCCGAAAAGCATATTCAATTTTCAATTTTGGACAATACGGGGAAACAAATTTTCAGAAGCGAAAAATCATTTGTAATTACCCCATCATCAGTTGATAAGTATTCAAAAGAGGTAGTGGTTGAAAACACTCCTTATAGTTTAAAATTGGTTGGGTTTATTCCTAATGCTGTTGAAGCACTTGTTGATGATGAAGGAGGCACTCCTATCGTTTCGTTAATGCTAACTTCTGGAATGATGGGTCGACAGACAATCTTCTTGAAAGAAGGTGAAATAAAAGAAATCAATGGATCCCCCGTTGGGTTTTGCAACAAGGATTCTTTAGATGCTAAAATTACCTGTGAGAAAGATAGTTTCTATATACAATCCTCATCAATTATCAGTACAAAAAACATGATGAATCAGGAAACATCAATTCATGAGATTGGAGAAAAAATTACACTAAAGCCAATGATGATTTATAATTTTAACAAGACTGGATTTGTTGTCCAAAAACTAAGTTCTAAGGGTATTATGAAACCTATTTATCATCAACCAAAACAGGGTGGTCATTCTCAAACAGTTTTGGAGTTTGAACTAAAAACTGGAGAAAAAAAATCAGATATATACTTATGGGTAGATAAGGATCCTAATGGCACGAAAGCTACGTATAGTTATAATGGTAATACAATTGATGTTGCCTATGGCCCAAAAGAAGTCGAATTACCTTTTGAAATCAAACTGAATAAATTTGTTTTAGAGAGATATCCGGGTTCAAACAGCCCTTCATCCTATAAAAGCGAAGTAACACTTATCGACAAGGAGCATAATGTTGAAAAGTCTTACTCAATTTACATGAATCATATTCTAAAATATAGAGGCTATAGGTTTTTTCAATCCTCCTATGATACTGATGAGAAAGGTACTGTTTTATCTGTAAATCATGATAAAACGGGTATGGTTGTTACGTACATTGGCTATATGCTTCTTTTTATTTTTATAATTCTTTCGATAATAAATAAAAACTCCCTACTTAAAACTATTACAATAAATGCATGGAAATCGCCTGTAAAAAAAGGTATTACAACTCTATTGGCTATTTTCTTAAGTACGACCCTATCCTATGGAATTGACGAAAAACTAGTTATAGATAAAAACGTTGCCGATAATTTCGGAAGAGTACTTGTGCAGGATCAAAAGGGAAGAACAAAACCTTTATTCACCTTAAGCAACGATATAATTAGAAAGGTTACTAAAAAGAATCAGTTTGAAGGTTATTCCTCAATGCAGGTATTTCTTGGATTTTATGCTGATTTTAATAGTTGGAAAAATGTTCCATTAATTAAGGTGTCGAATAGTGACTTGGCTAAAAACATAGGTGTTAATGGGGATTACGCAGCATTTACGGATGTTGTAGATGTCTCAAGTAATAGTTATAAACTTGCCAAACTTGTAGAAGAGGCTTACACAAAACCTGAAGGATCGAGGAACAAATTCGACAAGGAGATAATTAAACTCGATGAGAGAGTTAATATTCTTTACATGATCTACACTGGTGAGTTTCTTAAAATATTTCCCATCAAAGACAAATCAACCAAATGGGGTTCGCCAACTGAAGCAATAAAATATGCGGAGAGTAAAGAGGATTCATTATACCTTGCAAACATAATGAGTATGATTATTGAATCTGCTCAACATCCTTCATCATCAAATAACACAATCGAAACCGATAAACTTATTAGTTCAATTGTTGATTACCAGAAAAAATTTGCTGGTTACAATTTGCCATCAGAACGAAAGGTAAATCTTGAGGTGTTCTATAATAAAGCCAAAATCTTCGAAAAACTATTTCCTTTCTATGCTACAATAGGGTTAATCCTAATCTTTACGCTGATTTTTGGCATTGTTTCTGGGAAAGTTGTTGTTGATAGAATTATTAAATATTTAAGTATTCTGCTACTTCTTGGCTTTGTTGCACATACCATTGGTTTGATTCTTCGATGGTATATTTCGGGTCATGCACCTATGAGCAATGGTTATGAATCAATGCTCTTTATTTCGTGGGCAACTCTTTTGGCAGGTTTTATATTTAGCAAAAAATCGAATTTTGCGCTTTCTGCAACTGCTGTTTTATCTTCACTAACATTATTGGTTGCACATTTAAGTTTTATGGATCCTGAAATAACCAATCTGGTTCCAGTGCTGAAATCCTATTGGCTTACTCTTCATGTTTCTATTATAACAGGAAGTTATGGGTTCCTAGGTTTAGGTGCTGTACTTGGGTTACTTGTGATGATTCTTTACTCATTAAGAAATGCTAAAAATAATGAGAGAATCAATAAGACTATTGATGAATTGACTATAGTTAACTATAAAACTCTGACACTTGGACTATACTTTCTAACAATTGGAACATTCCTTGGAGCTGTTTGGGCTAATGAATCTTGGGGGCGTTATTGGGGATGGGACCCTAAGGAAACCTGGTCTTTAATAACAATGATAATATATAGCATTGTTATTCACTCCAGAATGATAAAACCTTTACGGAGCGTATACACATTCAACTTGCTTTCACTTTTCGCCTTCTCATCAGTGTTGATGACCTATTTTGGGGTAAACTACTATCTCTCAGGATTGCATTCATATGCTAGTGGTGATCCCATACCTGTGCCAACTTTTGTTTATATTACTGTTTTTGCTTTAATATCATTGTCGTTTTTTGCTTTAATAAAATACAAGCAAGGTAAAGTGGCTGACTAA
- a CDS encoding cytochrome c codes for MKTLKQISAILLVLVIGITFTASAQKAKPWEVPAKFKAMKNPVKSDDASINAGKTLYNKNCASCHGKTGLGDGPKARGLETFPGDFSKGEFQNQSDADHFYKTKFGRSEMPKYEGKIDDEGIWQMVNYMRTFKK; via the coding sequence ATGAAAACTTTAAAACAAATTTCAGCAATTTTGCTTGTGTTAGTAATCGGTATTACTTTCACTGCTTCTGCTCAAAAAGCAAAACCTTGGGAAGTTCCTGCCAAATTTAAGGCAATGAAAAACCCAGTTAAATCAGATGATGCTAGCATTAACGCAGGTAAAACTCTTTACAACAAGAATTGTGCTTCATGCCATGGTAAGACTGGTTTAGGCGATGGTCCAAAGGCAAGAGGTTTAGAGACATTTCCAGGTGATTTCTCTAAAGGTGAGTTCCAGAATCAATCCGATGCAGATCATTTTTACAAAACCAAATTTGGTCGTAGCGAGATGCCTAAATATGAAGGTAAAATCGATGATGAAGGCATTTGGCAAATGGTTAATTATATGAGAACTTTCAAAAAATAG
- a CDS encoding cytochrome c, whose translation MNQKIVLTRQILVAVILAFSATAFVSCEKYVYDPPKIDLTTPISFQNEIAPIFKSNCFSCHKSGGLNFTDATTTWTSINTAKFLTSGNPESSLIYTKLTTGSHETRCSIEDRNTIYAWIKQGATNDIGTK comes from the coding sequence ATGAATCAGAAAATAGTACTAACAAGACAGATTTTAGTTGCTGTTATTCTAGCATTCTCAGCAACTGCATTTGTTTCGTGCGAGAAATACGTTTACGATCCACCCAAAATTGACCTTACTACTCCAATTAGTTTCCAAAACGAGATCGCACCTATATTTAAGAGCAATTGTTTTAGTTGTCATAAGAGCGGAGGCCTTAATTTTACTGATGCTACGACAACTTGGACTTCAATAAACACTGCAAAATTCTTAACCTCTGGAAATCCAGAATCAAGTTTAATATACACGAAACTCACCACTGGTTCACATGAGACAAGATGTTCTATTGAAGATCGCAATACAATCTACGCTTGGATAAAACAAGGGGCAACTAATGATATTGGAACTAAGTAA